In Chitinivibrionales bacterium, the following proteins share a genomic window:
- a CDS encoding tetratricopeptide repeat protein, whose amino-acid sequence MSKDVFVGRRVLIKNFRDSLVATALETKAKPKKQKDGPPAYPQLFLLYGEPGMGRSAMMRQCSAIAEGVSAETKKSIKTIAVDFNDPLFTRNILPFTPRMVIHHLHAVLTDPGLGLEETFSEYSQMEARLDQVIARVSALRRDEWRRTPQGDGEFDLSEEPAQKAASQTTDAVNGAPPHARMARQEAEAAFLRWLKDEKKLPGEDCDLFENADGRLTSTLVNGIVALSVENPVALLLDNVERVSNPMIEFWLRNVFLGKLFEQKSRVVAVVSSRDKMLRQYRNEFPEELLCAVSFDDLPFSYRDIDECGQALGVTLDGDAAVRIEEATAGVPIVVRDVFASAIGGAVPADVLDGVRKAHTVLDKTATIVTRFLSTCDDERTLTRIINLAMLPHHDRKALAALWGVPAAEAEGWVAEMAQRYPFLSGGRMHDGVLELFRRYLVKESAAAMAPHAGIIKEFGAAAFAQYNEQVCQLQTAVQAIDKRYIDDRFETTLLGCIQSLLWYDRDEVARVIPGHFCECLLYNHVLAGMILAALEEFIPVLPSAMASLCGVLASGLHAVEGLPLWSGEKPSAAENALTAALADAGKALSTSQQAVVHLRLASSAFRRAEFDKAFGELEKCEPHVDESEMFRDMVVEGFFGVGAAFVSARQYETAIKAFGRAAEIRPDRYDAWYSLGCSYAALKRHVQAEDSLAKAAACKPDSFETWHGLAFEQYEQKKFKEAAGSFAKAAALRADSAEVWHMLGLSQAALDDHSAAIESYRKAIACASGDDACWHDLALSQAALGQAAAAVVSCRKVLELSPAHQKAAELLGQQLYAQKLYREAAQAFETAARLNPQDEKVWYGLGCAQLDAGDAGKAVDSFTKATDIKKDFPDAFNKAGLANAAMKNFDAAVAAYKKAVKAMAGHFEAHNNLGDAYRELKKPEDALKAYTKSSESNPGFGPAWYNMGLTLHALGRFEEALPPYAKAEELLRGQPGVSLNKGLAFYALKKFDEAARCFTKATELSQDSYEAWFNLGRVLADTAKHEEAVAALSQACALRAEKEEAWLALGISYAALEQHDEAVTAFKKAAAINPGAAGTWHLMGVSNQAVHCFSEAVDAYREAVKADPGKQESWQNAGLCSYYQKKYDEAIEFLSKARELSPNSKDTLYTLGLCHHAKGKFAEAVALYRKVLDLAPDMANARTNLALSLHAAGDYVEAVKVYKTIVDKQPGNSDAWFNMGIASEAQGNNDGAIAAFAKAAELAPDKLAAWSNKGRIQFSLERYADAIASFTKVVERSAADADAWGSIALASYYTGRYDGAVAAYKKVNELKPGDAMTWGSLGLTYYTMGDYAKAIEASEKALAIKPDELWIQVNLALAAVMALNMDKAKAAFEKIIELAKAPGDLMHAIASLKELVARNPNLGPAREILVKLEDAWRKLKK is encoded by the coding sequence ATGAGCAAGGATGTTTTTGTCGGACGCCGGGTATTGATTAAAAACTTCAGGGACAGCCTCGTAGCAACCGCCCTTGAGACAAAGGCGAAGCCCAAAAAGCAGAAAGACGGTCCTCCGGCATATCCCCAGCTGTTTCTTTTATACGGTGAGCCGGGAATGGGCAGGAGCGCCATGATGAGGCAATGCAGTGCCATTGCCGAAGGCGTGAGCGCCGAGACCAAGAAATCTATCAAGACCATTGCCGTCGATTTTAACGACCCCCTGTTCACCCGCAACATTCTGCCGTTCACCCCGAGAATGGTGATTCATCACCTGCATGCCGTGCTCACGGATCCGGGGCTCGGACTCGAAGAGACATTTTCGGAATACAGCCAGATGGAGGCCCGGCTCGACCAGGTGATCGCCCGGGTGAGCGCGCTGCGGCGGGACGAATGGCGCCGCACCCCGCAGGGCGACGGAGAATTTGACTTATCGGAAGAGCCGGCTCAGAAGGCGGCTTCGCAGACTACCGATGCCGTGAATGGCGCACCCCCCCACGCGCGCATGGCACGGCAGGAGGCTGAGGCCGCCTTTCTGCGCTGGCTCAAGGACGAAAAAAAGCTGCCCGGCGAGGATTGCGACCTGTTCGAAAACGCGGATGGCCGGCTGACCAGTACCCTTGTCAACGGCATCGTGGCGCTTTCCGTGGAAAATCCCGTGGCCCTTCTGCTTGACAATGTCGAACGTGTGAGCAATCCCATGATCGAGTTCTGGCTCAGAAACGTTTTTCTTGGAAAACTGTTCGAACAGAAAAGCAGGGTTGTCGCGGTGGTGAGCAGCCGCGACAAGATGCTCAGGCAGTACCGCAACGAGTTTCCCGAGGAGCTGCTTTGCGCCGTTTCATTTGATGATCTGCCGTTTTCCTACCGGGATATCGACGAGTGCGGCCAGGCCCTGGGCGTTACGCTGGACGGCGACGCCGCCGTCAGAATCGAAGAGGCGACCGCCGGCGTGCCCATCGTGGTGCGCGATGTGTTTGCCAGCGCAATCGGCGGCGCCGTTCCGGCCGATGTTCTCGACGGGGTGCGCAAGGCGCACACCGTGCTCGACAAGACCGCCACCATCGTGACACGGTTCCTTTCCACGTGCGATGACGAACGAACCCTCACCCGCATCATCAATCTGGCCATGCTTCCGCACCACGACCGCAAGGCGCTTGCGGCGCTCTGGGGCGTGCCGGCCGCCGAGGCCGAGGGCTGGGTAGCGGAGATGGCGCAGCGTTATCCGTTCTTGAGCGGCGGCAGGATGCACGACGGCGTGCTTGAGCTGTTCCGCAGGTACCTCGTCAAGGAGTCGGCCGCGGCAATGGCGCCGCACGCCGGCATCATCAAGGAATTCGGGGCCGCGGCGTTCGCGCAGTACAACGAGCAGGTGTGCCAGCTCCAGACCGCGGTCCAGGCAATTGACAAAAGGTATATCGACGACCGGTTCGAGACCACCCTGCTCGGGTGCATCCAGAGCCTTTTATGGTACGACCGGGACGAAGTGGCGCGCGTCATTCCCGGCCATTTCTGCGAATGCCTGCTGTACAACCACGTGCTTGCCGGTATGATCCTCGCCGCGCTCGAAGAATTCATTCCCGTGCTGCCGTCCGCCATGGCCTCGCTCTGCGGCGTGCTTGCCTCCGGCCTTCATGCCGTGGAAGGGCTGCCCCTGTGGAGCGGCGAAAAACCGTCGGCCGCCGAAAATGCGCTCACCGCCGCGCTCGCCGACGCCGGAAAGGCGCTTTCCACGTCGCAACAGGCCGTGGTGCACCTTCGCCTCGCCAGCAGCGCTTTCCGCCGGGCGGAATTCGACAAGGCATTCGGCGAGCTTGAAAAATGCGAGCCGCATGTTGACGAATCGGAAATGTTCAGGGACATGGTGGTGGAGGGATTTTTCGGCGTGGGCGCCGCGTTTGTTTCGGCCCGGCAGTATGAGACCGCGATAAAGGCCTTCGGCAGGGCCGCCGAAATCAGGCCCGACCGTTATGACGCCTGGTACAGCCTGGGCTGCTCGTATGCCGCGCTCAAGCGGCATGTCCAGGCGGAGGATTCGCTGGCAAAGGCCGCGGCCTGCAAACCGGACAGCTTTGAAACCTGGCACGGCCTCGCCTTTGAGCAATACGAACAGAAAAAATTCAAGGAAGCTGCCGGGTCATTTGCAAAGGCCGCGGCCCTTAGGGCAGACAGCGCAGAGGTGTGGCATATGCTTGGACTTTCGCAGGCTGCGCTGGACGACCACAGCGCCGCGATAGAATCGTACCGCAAAGCCATCGCCTGCGCGTCAGGCGACGATGCTTGCTGGCACGACCTGGCGCTTTCGCAGGCGGCACTCGGCCAGGCCGCGGCGGCGGTCGTGTCATGCAGAAAAGTGCTCGAGCTTTCTCCGGCGCATCAGAAGGCCGCGGAACTGCTCGGCCAGCAGCTGTATGCGCAGAAGCTGTACCGCGAGGCCGCGCAGGCCTTTGAGACCGCGGCGCGGCTCAACCCGCAGGATGAAAAGGTGTGGTACGGCCTCGGCTGCGCCCAACTCGACGCGGGTGACGCCGGGAAAGCGGTCGATTCGTTTACAAAAGCAACAGACATTAAAAAAGACTTCCCCGACGCTTTCAACAAGGCGGGCCTCGCCAATGCCGCGATGAAGAATTTTGACGCGGCGGTCGCCGCATATAAAAAGGCGGTCAAGGCCATGGCGGGACATTTTGAGGCGCACAACAACCTCGGCGATGCCTACCGGGAGCTGAAAAAGCCCGAAGACGCACTCAAGGCGTACACGAAATCGTCCGAGTCCAATCCAGGGTTCGGGCCGGCATGGTACAACATGGGGCTCACGCTTCATGCGCTGGGACGGTTCGAGGAAGCGCTCCCGCCCTATGCAAAAGCCGAGGAATTGCTGCGGGGACAGCCGGGCGTCAGCCTCAACAAAGGGCTCGCGTTCTACGCGCTTAAGAAGTTCGACGAGGCCGCCAGGTGCTTTACAAAAGCTACCGAGCTTTCGCAGGATTCTTACGAGGCGTGGTTCAACCTGGGACGCGTTCTGGCCGATACCGCGAAGCACGAGGAGGCGGTCGCGGCGCTTTCCCAGGCCTGCGCCCTTCGCGCGGAAAAAGAGGAGGCATGGCTCGCCTTGGGCATTTCGTACGCTGCACTCGAGCAGCACGACGAGGCAGTGACGGCTTTCAAAAAAGCCGCGGCCATAAATCCCGGTGCGGCGGGCACGTGGCACCTCATGGGCGTTTCAAACCAGGCGGTGCATTGTTTTTCGGAGGCGGTGGACGCGTACCGCGAGGCGGTGAAGGCCGATCCCGGCAAGCAGGAATCGTGGCAGAACGCGGGCCTGTGCAGCTATTACCAGAAAAAATACGACGAGGCGATAGAATTTCTTTCCAAGGCCAGGGAACTTTCTCCGAACAGCAAGGATACCCTCTATACGCTGGGGCTTTGCCATCACGCAAAAGGCAAGTTCGCCGAGGCGGTCGCCTTGTACCGCAAGGTGCTCGACCTCGCACCCGATATGGCAAATGCCCGCACCAACCTGGCGCTGTCGCTCCATGCGGCCGGCGATTACGTCGAGGCCGTAAAGGTGTATAAAACAATCGTCGACAAACAGCCGGGCAACAGCGACGCCTGGTTCAACATGGGAATCGCGAGCGAGGCGCAGGGAAACAACGACGGGGCGATCGCCGCCTTTGCAAAGGCGGCGGAGCTCGCGCCCGACAAGCTCGCCGCCTGGAGCAACAAGGGACGCATTCAATTCTCGCTCGAACGCTATGCCGACGCCATCGCGTCGTTCACGAAAGTAGTGGAGCGGTCCGCCGCCGACGCGGACGCGTGGGGCTCCATCGCGCTTGCGTCGTATTACACCGGCCGCTACGATGGGGCGGTTGCCGCGTACAAAAAAGTGAACGAGCTGAAGCCCGGCGACGCCATGACGTGGGGCAGCCTCGGCCTCACCTATTACACGATGGGGGATTACGCGAAGGCGATCGAGGCGAGCGAAAAGGCCCTGGCGATAAAACCCGACGAGCTATGGATACAGGTGAACCTCGCGCTGGCCGCGGTCATGGCGCTCAACATGGACAAGGCAAAGGCGGCCTTTGAGAAAATCATAGAGCTGGCCAAAGCGCCCGGCGACCTTATGCACGCTATTGCGAGCCTGAAGGAGCTCGTGGCGAGGAACCCCAACCTGGGGCCGGCGCGGGAGATTCTTGTCAAACTGGAAGATGCCTGGAGGAAGCTGAAGAAATAG
- a CDS encoding SDR family oxidoreductase, producing MARFPCAGRTALVTGGAKRIGRHIALACGREGMNVVVHYHRSRQEAQLLVQELTVEKITAWAVGGALDTSEMCDKLIRTASSLCGNSLWLLVNNASMFPARSLDKVSFGDLAASVRVNAWAPLCLSRAFAETARPGGSIVNLLDARIAGYDKSHVAYILSKHLFAAITRQCAIEFAPRIRVNAVAPGLILPPAGKTEAYLNKLKNTVPLRMHGRPEDLAAAVVFLAKSPFVTGETIFVDGGKHLLAHNTGF from the coding sequence ATGGCTCGTTTTCCCTGTGCCGGCCGGACCGCCCTTGTCACCGGCGGCGCAAAGCGCATCGGCAGGCACATCGCGCTTGCCTGCGGCCGCGAGGGCATGAACGTGGTTGTCCATTACCACCGGTCAAGGCAGGAAGCGCAGCTGCTCGTTCAAGAGCTCACGGTGGAAAAAATCACGGCCTGGGCGGTCGGCGGCGCACTTGACACGTCGGAAATGTGCGACAAACTCATCCGCACGGCCTCTTCCCTTTGCGGCAATTCCCTTTGGCTCCTGGTCAATAACGCTTCAATGTTCCCCGCACGGTCGCTTGACAAAGTCTCCTTCGGCGATCTGGCCGCCAGCGTCCGCGTCAATGCATGGGCGCCGCTGTGCCTGAGCAGGGCGTTTGCGGAAACGGCTCGTCCGGGCGGCAGCATTGTCAACCTGCTCGACGCGCGCATCGCAGGATACGATAAAAGCCACGTCGCTTACATTCTATCCAAGCACCTGTTCGCCGCAATCACGAGACAATGCGCCATCGAATTCGCGCCCCGCATCCGCGTCAATGCGGTTGCGCCCGGCCTCATTCTTCCGCCTGCCGGTAAAACCGAAGCCTACCTGAACAAACTCAAAAACACCGTCCCTCTCAGAATGCACGGCAGGCCCGAGGACCTCGCCGCGGCAGTCGTGTTTCTTGCAAAAAGCCCGTTTGTCACCGGAGAGACCATTTTCGTTGATGGCGGGAAACACCTTCTGGCGCATAACACGGGTTTTTAA
- a CDS encoding substrate-binding domain-containing protein yields the protein MPKSARKEKTHAVIGLFIEGATVMHQSNLFYGAALGVRLRGASLICVPSITSGETQQNQSGTHNPLFEHVSAADIDGLIISGTLGSYDSPEAFGSFYSRYLPLPMVSIGKALGDMPAVFVDNEAGYRELVRHLIHEHRFKHLAFLRGPQEDPDAELRFNVFLDVLTEYGLSADPLLIIQGDGTRRSGELAVNALFEQSKTECEAVIAANDDMGLGALSALVNRGVRVPYDIAVTGFGDIEECGYVTPPLTTVRQPLYNIGLQAAEIIMDLIDGRQVSRRVFLPTETIIRQSCGCSFGAHLQKIRAKHQLSGKHHREHSFMEMQERIVTEMAATVTQASPPGKQAAAGDALSARLYKAFFVDTKGKLRNVFLQVLDEVLRATLAAGGEVLAWQDALWTLRAHAQDVLSHTEALFAEELLHQGTIMIAESGRRAQGIAKLQEEALLDTVQTIVQTLMTTFDVNRLLDVIAQGLQSLGIPRGFVVLCGEQAASLIMPSLLAGPRSPAAMLALSFDERKTRKYPPGGMSFPGNQLLPMGMLRRERPFTMMVVPLLAGSDLLGFLLLETGPPQLSLYEILSEQISSALTASILVKKVHDQTNALALANRQLESEVSQKESAQAELVAAKEAAERANTSKSVFLASMSHELRTPLNAIVGYSEMLAEDAADKKDTQLGSDLEKIRTAGTHLRAIVNDILDLSKIEAGKMGLYLEEFDLATVIRGVADTMRPQLADRPITIATECPDTMGAMFADSTKVRQILLNIVGNAVKFTKEGMIRLATAAAQENGRDFFRISVRDTGIGMTAEQARHVFEAFTQADASTSRRYGGTGLGLAISRSLCRLMGGDISVTSETGKGSEFVILLPARVEAANEK from the coding sequence ATGCCTAAATCCGCCCGCAAAGAAAAAACCCATGCTGTCATCGGCCTTTTCATCGAAGGCGCCACGGTGATGCATCAGTCAAACCTGTTCTATGGCGCGGCCCTGGGGGTGCGCCTGCGCGGGGCAAGCCTCATCTGCGTGCCGAGCATAACTTCCGGAGAAACGCAGCAGAACCAGTCCGGCACGCATAACCCGTTGTTCGAGCATGTCAGCGCGGCCGACATTGACGGGCTCATCATTTCGGGCACGCTCGGCAGTTACGATTCACCCGAAGCGTTCGGCAGTTTTTACTCCCGGTACCTGCCGCTGCCCATGGTAAGCATAGGAAAAGCGCTCGGCGACATGCCCGCGGTGTTCGTTGACAATGAGGCAGGATACCGCGAGCTTGTGCGCCACCTTATCCACGAGCACCGCTTCAAGCACCTCGCATTTTTACGCGGCCCGCAGGAAGACCCCGATGCTGAGCTCAGGTTCAATGTCTTTCTCGACGTTCTCACCGAGTACGGGCTTTCGGCCGATCCCCTGCTCATCATACAGGGCGACGGAACCAGGCGTTCTGGCGAGTTGGCCGTTAATGCGCTGTTTGAGCAGAGTAAAACGGAATGCGAGGCCGTTATCGCGGCAAATGACGACATGGGCCTCGGCGCCCTTTCCGCTTTAGTAAACAGGGGCGTGCGCGTACCCTATGATATCGCGGTGACCGGGTTCGGCGACATCGAGGAATGCGGCTACGTCACCCCGCCACTCACCACCGTGCGCCAGCCTTTGTACAACATCGGCCTGCAGGCTGCGGAGATCATCATGGATCTGATTGACGGCAGGCAGGTGTCGCGCCGCGTGTTTCTCCCCACCGAGACCATCATCAGGCAGTCGTGCGGGTGCTCGTTCGGCGCTCACCTGCAGAAAATCCGGGCGAAGCACCAGCTCTCGGGGAAGCACCACCGCGAACACTCGTTCATGGAAATGCAGGAGCGCATCGTCACCGAAATGGCGGCCACGGTCACACAGGCATCGCCGCCCGGAAAGCAGGCGGCGGCCGGCGACGCGCTGTCGGCGCGTCTCTACAAGGCGTTCTTTGTTGACACAAAGGGAAAGCTCAGGAACGTGTTCCTCCAGGTGCTCGACGAGGTGCTACGCGCCACGCTCGCCGCCGGCGGCGAGGTGCTGGCCTGGCAGGACGCGTTGTGGACCCTGCGCGCTCACGCCCAGGACGTGCTGTCGCATACCGAGGCGCTCTTTGCCGAAGAGCTGCTCCACCAGGGCACGATCATGATCGCCGAAAGCGGCCGCCGAGCGCAGGGCATCGCCAAGCTCCAAGAGGAGGCGCTGCTTGACACGGTGCAGACCATCGTGCAGACCCTCATGACCACCTTCGACGTCAACCGCCTGCTCGACGTCATCGCCCAGGGGCTGCAAAGCCTGGGCATCCCGCGCGGGTTCGTGGTGCTGTGCGGGGAGCAGGCCGCCTCGCTCATCATGCCCTCGCTGCTTGCCGGGCCCCGATCACCCGCCGCAATGCTCGCGCTGTCGTTTGACGAACGCAAAACCCGCAAATACCCGCCGGGCGGCATGTCGTTTCCCGGAAACCAGCTGCTCCCCATGGGCATGCTCCGCCGCGAGCGCCCCTTCACCATGATGGTGGTGCCGCTCCTTGCCGGAAGCGACCTGCTCGGATTCCTGCTTCTGGAAACCGGTCCTCCGCAGCTCTCGCTGTACGAAATACTTTCCGAGCAGATCTCGAGCGCGCTCACCGCCTCGATCCTCGTGAAAAAGGTGCATGACCAGACCAATGCCCTGGCGCTCGCGAACCGCCAGCTCGAATCAGAGGTGTCGCAGAAAGAAAGCGCCCAGGCCGAGCTCGTTGCGGCCAAGGAGGCGGCCGAGCGCGCCAACACCTCAAAGAGCGTGTTTCTCGCCAGCATGAGCCACGAGCTGCGGACGCCGCTCAATGCCATCGTGGGATACAGCGAGATGCTCGCCGAAGATGCGGCCGACAAAAAAGACACCCAGCTCGGCTCGGACCTCGAGAAAATCCGGACCGCGGGAACGCACCTGCGCGCAATCGTCAACGACATCCTCGACCTGTCCAAGATCGAGGCGGGCAAGATGGGTTTATATTTGGAAGAATTCGATCTTGCCACGGTCATTCGCGGCGTTGCCGACACGATGCGGCCCCAGCTGGCGGACCGACCCATCACCATCGCCACCGAATGCCCTGATACAATGGGCGCCATGTTCGCCGACAGCACCAAGGTGCGACAGATCCTTCTCAACATCGTGGGCAATGCCGTCAAGTTTACAAAAGAGGGAATGATACGGCTTGCGACGGCGGCCGCGCAGGAAAACGGCAGGGACTTTTTCAGGATTTCGGTGCGCGACACCGGCATCGGCATGACGGCCGAGCAGGCCCGTCATGTGTTCGAGGCGTTCACCCAGGCCGACGCGTCAACGTCGCGCAGGTACGGCGGCACCGGCCTCGGCCTCGCCATCTCGCGCAGTCTGTGCAGGCTCATGGGCGGGGACATCTCCGTGACGAGCGAGACGGGCAAGGGGTCTGAGTTCGTGATCCTGCTGCCGGCAAGGGTGGAGGCGGCGAATGAGAAGTAA
- a CDS encoding response regulator gives MLLVLIVEDNPLDADMLSRRLKRKGYDVIVAQDGETGVAMARERLPHCVIMDMGLPLLDGWEATRRLKASPITSAIPVIALTAHAMAEDKSRGLAAGCDGYETKPLEFDRLISIMESLISKGANA, from the coding sequence ATGCTGCTTGTCCTTATTGTTGAAGACAATCCCCTCGACGCCGACATGCTCTCCCGCCGGTTGAAACGGAAAGGGTATGACGTGATCGTCGCGCAGGACGGCGAGACCGGCGTGGCCATGGCGCGCGAACGGCTTCCCCACTGCGTCATCATGGACATGGGGCTGCCTCTTCTTGACGGGTGGGAAGCCACGCGCCGGCTCAAGGCATCGCCCATCACCTCGGCGATCCCCGTGATTGCCCTTACTGCGCACGCCATGGCCGAGGACAAAAGCCGCGGCCTTGCTGCCGGATGTGACGGCTATGAAACCAAGCCGCTGGAATTCGACAGGCTCATCTCAATAATGGAAAGCTTGATCAGCAAAGGAGCAAACGCATGA
- a CDS encoding SpoIIE family protein phosphatase codes for MTTQPRILVVDDIPDNRELLCRLLVRQGYAAEIAGNGQEALVCLAKEKFDCVLLDIMMPVLGGIETLSRLRADEALRHIPVIVVSAVDDVDNVVKCIGLGAEDYLFKPVNKVLLSARVSASLEKKRLRDQEQAYTLHVKHELELGRQIQADFLPESLPRPDGWEVAVSFEPAFEVAGDFYDAFMIGEERLCFVIADVCGKGVGAALFMSLVRSLIRAYAEQAKGGDNDILHAVTLTNSYLTRYHRMKNSFLFTTLLFGVINTKLGTLKYIAAGHYPPLILTNTGVISSLTICGPALGIINEPDFAIKEAQLSKGDILLAYTDGIIEAKNAAEELYSKERLVGVLESRPQDAKALLVRVEAGLANYIGDTEQSDDITMMAIKRL; via the coding sequence ATGACGACGCAGCCGCGCATCCTTGTTGTTGACGACATCCCCGACAACCGCGAACTGTTGTGCCGGCTCCTGGTACGCCAGGGGTATGCCGCCGAGATCGCGGGAAACGGCCAGGAAGCCCTCGTTTGCCTTGCAAAAGAGAAGTTCGACTGCGTGCTGCTCGACATCATGATGCCGGTTTTGGGCGGCATCGAGACGCTGTCGCGGCTCAGGGCCGACGAAGCGCTGCGCCATATCCCCGTGATCGTGGTGTCGGCCGTGGATGACGTTGACAATGTGGTAAAATGCATCGGGCTCGGCGCCGAGGACTATCTGTTCAAGCCGGTCAACAAGGTCCTTCTCAGCGCGCGCGTGTCGGCCTCGCTGGAGAAAAAGCGGCTGCGTGACCAGGAGCAGGCCTATACGCTTCACGTCAAGCACGAGCTGGAACTCGGCCGCCAGATCCAGGCGGACTTTCTACCTGAATCGCTCCCCCGGCCCGACGGCTGGGAGGTGGCGGTGTCGTTCGAGCCCGCGTTCGAGGTGGCCGGCGATTTCTACGACGCCTTCATGATCGGCGAAGAGCGGCTCTGCTTCGTGATCGCCGACGTGTGCGGCAAGGGCGTGGGCGCGGCGCTGTTCATGTCGCTGGTGCGCAGCCTGATCCGTGCGTACGCCGAGCAGGCAAAGGGCGGCGATAACGACATCCTGCACGCCGTCACCCTCACCAACAGCTACCTGACCCGCTACCACCGCATGAAAAACAGTTTTCTCTTCACCACGCTTCTGTTCGGGGTGATCAACACAAAGCTGGGGACACTCAAGTACATCGCGGCGGGACATTATCCACCGCTCATCCTTACGAACACCGGCGTGATTTCATCGCTCACTATCTGCGGCCCGGCGCTGGGCATCATCAACGAACCCGATTTCGCGATCAAGGAGGCGCAGCTTTCCAAAGGCGACATCCTCCTCGCTTACACCGACGGCATCATCGAGGCGAAAAACGCAGCCGAGGAACTTTACTCAAAGGAACGCCTTGTCGGGGTCTTGGAATCCAGGCCGCAGGACGCAAAGGCTCTGCTGGTGCGCGTCGAGGCGGGGCTGGCGAATTATATCGGGGACACCGAGCAGTCGGATGATATTACAATGATGGCGATAAAGAGGCTGTAA
- a CDS encoding endonuclease/exonuclease/phosphatase family protein has protein sequence MMFQRILIAAILLLLLSCQQKPDRIGMPQKFTGTIPDTVTLVSYNVENLFDMVDNGTEYDEYKPGQYNWNENTYEIKLNNIASVLAAMNADIAVLVEVENENAVQGLCKVLKEKKCAYPFYALGGHANRGSVMPVVLSKFPVLSETSFGVAVDAAAYNRNMLRADIFLGRDTLAVFACHWPSKLHKESARLENARLLEQRLAELPKGKDYVVAGDFNEDYDECETFHTMGGDDTRGETGLNHVLGTVSSKPMQFVAFTQKKALRAGAPGMYDTWLEQPEARRLSTMFKGRPETPDHILLPASMFDAAGISYVNHSFYAFTWNGRLLKGGAPYRWQMRYVKNARYHAGEGYSDHLPVVARFCRCAYRPDSLDTGEITSKAVSGVVGGFEDGAECWVSCVKQVKVTRDTVNPHAGKYCLKISGRAKENASAARGRMAVPAQGGQAALTMVIRGSGSLCFRMKWADDKKWTYFKGEDFSPAKAGKYTDYAFADWTSISLPLEAVPGSGKEIDVEIRTKKDREIKLFVDDVKMLCKR, from the coding sequence ATGATGTTTCAACGGATTTTAATTGCGGCAATTCTCCTCCTTTTATTATCCTGCCAGCAAAAGCCCGACCGCATCGGCATGCCCCAAAAATTCACCGGCACCATCCCCGACACGGTCACCCTCGTCTCCTACAACGTTGAAAACCTGTTCGACATGGTTGACAACGGAACCGAATACGACGAGTACAAACCCGGCCAGTACAACTGGAACGAAAACACCTATGAGATCAAGCTCAACAACATCGCGTCGGTGCTTGCGGCAATGAATGCCGACATCGCGGTGCTTGTCGAAGTGGAAAACGAGAACGCGGTTCAGGGGCTCTGCAAAGTCCTTAAGGAGAAAAAATGCGCTTATCCGTTTTATGCGCTGGGAGGCCATGCCAACAGGGGCAGCGTGATGCCCGTTGTCCTGTCCAAATTTCCGGTGCTGTCGGAAACAAGTTTCGGCGTCGCCGTCGATGCGGCAGCGTACAACAGGAACATGCTGCGGGCCGACATTTTCCTCGGCCGCGACACGCTTGCCGTGTTCGCCTGCCACTGGCCCTCTAAACTGCACAAGGAATCGGCCAGGCTCGAAAATGCCAGGCTGCTCGAGCAGCGTCTGGCCGAGTTGCCAAAAGGGAAAGACTATGTGGTAGCGGGCGATTTCAACGAGGATTATGATGAATGCGAAACGTTCCATACCATGGGCGGGGACGACACCAGGGGTGAAACGGGGCTCAACCATGTATTAGGAACAGTTTCTTCAAAGCCAATGCAGTTTGTTGCCTTTACGCAGAAAAAAGCGCTTAGGGCGGGTGCCCCCGGCATGTATGATACATGGCTCGAACAGCCGGAGGCGCGTCGGCTCAGCACTATGTTCAAGGGCAGGCCGGAAACGCCCGATCACATTCTGCTCCCCGCGTCCATGTTCGATGCGGCGGGCATCTCGTATGTCAACCATTCATTTTATGCGTTCACGTGGAACGGCCGCCTACTCAAGGGCGGCGCGCCGTACCGGTGGCAGATGCGCTACGTCAAGAACGCGCGATACCATGCAGGGGAAGGGTATTCCGACCATTTGCCGGTCGTTGCCAGGTTCTGCAGGTGCGCCTACCGGCCCGACAGTCTTGACACCGGAGAAATTACTTCGAAGGCCGTGTCGGGAGTAGTGGGTGGGTTTGAAGACGGTGCAGAGTGCTGGGTCTCATGCGTCAAGCAGGTGAAGGTAACCAGGGACACCGTGAATCCGCATGCGGGAAAATACTGTCTTAAAATTTCAGGAAGAGCAAAGGAAAACGCCTCCGCCGCGCGCGGCAGAATGGCTGTTCCGGCGCAAGGCGGGCAGGCTGCCTTGACAATGGTTATCCGCGGGAGCGGCAGTCTTTGTTTCCGCATGAAATGGGCCGATGATAAAAAATGGACGTATTTCAAAGGCGAGGACTTTTCACCTGCAAAGGCGGGAAAATACACGGACTATGCGTTTGCAGACTGGACAAGCATATCCCTGCCGCTCGAAGCGGTGCCGGGATCGGGAAAGGAAATCGACGTGGAGATAAGGACAAAGAAAGACAGAGAGATAAAATTATTTGTCGATGATGTAAAAATGTTGTGTAAAAGGTGA